Part of the Aquamicrobium lusatiense genome is shown below.
CGCACAAGCCTTCATGATCGATGGCGAAACGGGGAGCGTGCTCTTCGCCAAGGATGCCGACGCCACTATTCAGCCGGCTTCTCTGGCCAAGTTGATGACGCTGGAGATGGCCTTCGACGCTGTGAAATCCGGCCGGCTGAAGCTGGATGACACATTCGTGGTCAGCGAGAATGCATGGCGCACCGGCGGCGCACCCTCGCGCACCTCCACCATGTTCGCTGCTGTCAGGTCCAGCATTCGCCTTGAGGACCTCATGCGCGGCATTGCGGTGCAGGCAGCCAATGACGGCTGCATCATCATTGCCGAGGGCGTCGCCGGATCGGAAAGCGGCTTTGCCCTCCAGATGACGGAGCGCGCCCGCAAGATCGGCCTGCAAAAGTCCGTGTTCGTCAATGCGACGGGACTGCCAGCGGATGGCCAGATGACCACGGTGCGCGAACTGGCGCTGCTTGCCCGTCACCTCCAGCAGACCTACCCGGATCTTTACCGGCTGTTTTCGGAAACCGATTTCACCTGGAACAAGATCAACCAGCGCAACCGCAACCCGTTGCTGGCGATGGATATCGGCGCAGAGGGACTGGCCGTGGGCGCCAGCGAGCAGAACGGTTTTGCCATTGTCGGCGCGCTATCGCAGAACGGCCGGCGCGTGATTGCGGCACTTGCCGGCCTCTCTTCAGATCGCGAGCGTGCGGAAGAATCGCGCAAGCTTCTGGAATGGGGACTGCGCTCCTTCGAGAAAACCGAAATTTTCGCTGCGAATGAAACGGTGGGAACCGCGCAGGTCTATGGTGGCAGCAAGGGCGGTGTCGCGCTTACCGCAACAGGGCCGGTCGATCTGCTTCTGCCTGTCGCCAATCGCGACAAGCTGACGGCGCGGATCGTCTATCAGGGGCCACTTCGGGCGCCGGTGGAGCAGGGGCAGGCGGTTGGTTCGCTGCGCATATGGATAGGCGACACGCTGAGCCAGGAAGTGCCGTTGCAGGCAGCGGAGACGGTCGAGGTCGGCAAACTCCACAACCGCGCCTTCGATGCGCTCAAGGAACTGGCCATAGGCTGGCTGCGCTGATAAGCGAAAGGCTTGTCGCGACAACGGAACGAAACATCAGCCAGTGCGTCAGGGATTCTTCATAAGCTTCGAAGGCGGGGAGGGCGCCGGAAAGTCCACCCAGATCGAGCGGCTTGCCAGCAAGCTGCGCGCCAAGAAGTATGATGTCGTGGTCACGCGCGAGCCGGGCGGTTCATCCGGAGCCGAGGCGGTGCGCCACGTCATTCTTTCTGGCGCGGCCGAGGCATTGGGCCCCAGAATGGAGGCGATGCTTTTTGCCGCTGCCCGTTCCGATCATGTCGAGCAACTGATCAGGCCGGCAATCGAACGCGGCGCGATTGTCTTATGCGATCGGTTTGTCGATTCGTCGCGTGTCTATCAGGGCGTGACGGGCGGGCTGCCTCCCGATTTCATGGAGACGCTGGAAAAGGTCACCGTGAACGGCATGATGCCCGACATGACGATCATCTTCGACATCGATCCGATTGAGGGCCTCAGGCGCGCCGATGCGCGGCGCTCCAGCGGCGATGCGCCGGACCGTTTCGAGAAGGAAACCATCGAGATGCACAGGCAGCGGCGGGAGGCCTTCCTCTCCATCGCCGAGGCGGAGCCCGACCGCTGCGTGGTGATCGATGCCGCATCCTCTCCCGACGAGGTTGACGATGCGGTGACGGAAGCCGTGTTCGGAAGGCTGGAGACGCGCGCGCTCGCGAACGGCAAGAAGCGCGAAGAGGTGCCATGATGTTCGAGCGTCTGGCACCCGAGCAGCATGACACTCTGGAAGGCGTGCCTGAACCAGCGGAAACGCCTGTGCTGGTCGGCCATGAAGAGGCCTCCGGCATGCTGGTCAATGCCTATCGCTCGGGCAAGTTGCCCCATGCGCTGATGTTTGTCGGCCCGGTCGGGATAGGTAAGGCAACGCTGGCCTTTCACCTTGCCCACCATCTGCTGAAATATCCGCGCCATCAGGAAGCCCCGGCACAGCTTGCGGTGCCGGATCCCGCTTCGCCGCTGTTCCGGCAGATCGCGCAGGGCGCGCATCCTTCGGTCCTGCATCTCACGCGGCCGCTCAATGAGCGCACCAAGGCCTATAAATCGGTCGTCACCGTGGACGAGATTCGCAAGGTCGGAAGCTTCCTGTCCCTGACCTCGCATGATGGCGGCTACCGCGTGGTCATCGTCGATCCGGCCGACGACATGAACGCCAATGCGGCCAACGCTCTTCTGAAAAACCTTGAGGAACCGCCGGCGCGCACGCTTTTCATCCTCATCGTGCATGCGCCTGGCTCGCTTCTGCCGACAATTCGGTCCCGCTGTCAGGTGGTGCGCCTGTCGCCGCTGGAGCCTCTCCAGCTTACCAGCGTTCTGGAAACCGTGGGGCAGTCTTCCGCAGGGAGCGAGGTTGCGGAGCGGGCAGGGGGCAGCGTACGCAATGCCATCATGCTCGCCCAATATGGCGGGCTGGAAATAGCGCAGGCCCTCGACGATCTGGTGCATTCGCCGCGCTATGAGGTAGGGAGCGCACACCGGCTGGCCGATGTGGTCGCAGGCCGCGACGGGGCGGTGCCCTTTGACATATTCAACCGTCACGCGCTCGATCTGCTTTCCGGGGAAGCGCGGCAGGCCGCCCTTGGCGGAAACCTCGCCCGCGCCAAATCGCTCACCGATGCTTGGCAGGACGCACGCAATGCGATAATCGAGATGGAAACCTATAACCTCGACAAGAAGCAGCACGCGCTTTCGATGATTGATCGCCTGAACTCTGCATTTCGAATGTGAAGCTCTGCCTTGCCGCGGGATGGCAATCGCCGTTCCGATGCTATATCCACCGCACATTCTTCCTTTGCAGACTTCAAGACGGTCCCTTCATGTCGCGCGATAGTTTCTACATCACCACTGCCATTTCCTATCCTAACGGCAAGCCGCATATCGGCCATGCCTATGAGCTGATCGCCACGGATGCGCTTGCGCGGTTCCAGCGCTGCGACGGCAAGGACGTCTTCTTCCTCACCGGGACGGACGAACACGGCATCAAGATGCTGCAGACGGCCAAGAAGGAAGGCATTTCGCCGCGTGAACTGGCGGACCGAAATGCCGCCGCGTTCCAGCGCATGGCCGTGGCGCTGAATGCCTCCAACGACGATTTCATCCGCACCACCGAGGAGCGCCACTACAAGGCCTCGCAGGCGATCTGGAAGGCTATGGCCGACCGGGGCGACATCTACAAGGGCGGCTATGCCGGCTGGTATTCGGTGCGCGATGAAGCCTATTACGGCGAAGAGGAAACCGAAGTGCGCGAAGATGGCGTGCGCTACGGACCGCAGGGCACGCCGGTGGAATGGGTCGAGGAGGAAAGCTATTTCTTCCGCCTGTCCGCCTATCAGGACAAGCTGCTGGAGCTTTATGAAAGCCGTCCCGATTTTATCGGACCGGCCGAGCGCCGCAACGAAGTGGCAAGCTTTGTTCGCTCGGGCCTGAAGGACCTGTCCATCTCCCGCACCACATTCGACTGGGGCGTTCCGGTGCCGGGCGACGAAAAGCACGTGATGTATGTGTGGGTGGATGCGCTCACGAATTACATCACCTCGCTTGGCTATCCTGATGAAAATGAAGCGAAATGGAAATTCTGGCCTGCCGACGCGCACATCATCGGCAAGGACATTGTGCGCTTCCACGCCATCTACTGGCCGGCCTTCCTGATTTCGGCCGGCATCGAGCTTCCGAAGCGGGTTTTCGGCCACGGCTTCCTGTTCAACCGCGGTGAAAAGATGTCGAAGTCGCTCGGCAACGTCATCGATCCCTTCACCATGGTGGAGCATTACGGCCTCGATCAGGTTCGCTATTTCTTCCTGCGCGAAGTGCCGTTCGGGCAGGACGGCAGCTACAGCCATGACGCGATCGTCAACCGCACCAATGCCGATCTCGCCAACGATCTCGGCAATCTCGCGCAGCGCTCGCTGTCCATGATCGCCAAGAACTGCGGCGGCGTGGTGCCGGCGCGTGGCGAACTGGCGGAGGCTGACAAGGCCATTCTGGCACAGGCGGTGGACGCGCTGGCGACCGCGCGCAGGACCATGGCCGAACAGGCCATCCATCAGGCGCTGGCAGCGATCTTCGGCGTGGTGGCGGAAGCCAACCGC
Proteins encoded:
- the metG gene encoding methionine--tRNA ligase — encoded protein: MSRDSFYITTAISYPNGKPHIGHAYELIATDALARFQRCDGKDVFFLTGTDEHGIKMLQTAKKEGISPRELADRNAAAFQRMAVALNASNDDFIRTTEERHYKASQAIWKAMADRGDIYKGGYAGWYSVRDEAYYGEEETEVREDGVRYGPQGTPVEWVEEESYFFRLSAYQDKLLELYESRPDFIGPAERRNEVASFVRSGLKDLSISRTTFDWGVPVPGDEKHVMYVWVDALTNYITSLGYPDENEAKWKFWPADAHIIGKDIVRFHAIYWPAFLISAGIELPKRVFGHGFLFNRGEKMSKSLGNVIDPFTMVEHYGLDQVRYFFLREVPFGQDGSYSHDAIVNRTNADLANDLGNLAQRSLSMIAKNCGGVVPARGELAEADKAILAQAVDALATARRTMAEQAIHQALAAIFGVVAEANRYFAGQEPWALKKTDPARMETVLWTTAEIIRRVGILCQPFIPGSAAKLLDLLAVGEDQRGFGHVDTLDALVPGTPLPAPQPVFPRYVEQEPAA
- a CDS encoding D-alanyl-D-alanine carboxypeptidase family protein, whose amino-acid sequence is MSFFLRVPFIALTALACLWLSAAGAFAQLFETKAAQAFMIDGETGSVLFAKDADATIQPASLAKLMTLEMAFDAVKSGRLKLDDTFVVSENAWRTGGAPSRTSTMFAAVRSSIRLEDLMRGIAVQAANDGCIIIAEGVAGSESGFALQMTERARKIGLQKSVFVNATGLPADGQMTTVRELALLARHLQQTYPDLYRLFSETDFTWNKINQRNRNPLLAMDIGAEGLAVGASEQNGFAIVGALSQNGRRVIAALAGLSSDRERAEESRKLLEWGLRSFEKTEIFAANETVGTAQVYGGSKGGVALTATGPVDLLLPVANRDKLTARIVYQGPLRAPVEQGQAVGSLRIWIGDTLSQEVPLQAAETVEVGKLHNRAFDALKELAIGWLR
- a CDS encoding DNA polymerase III subunit delta' — translated: MMFERLAPEQHDTLEGVPEPAETPVLVGHEEASGMLVNAYRSGKLPHALMFVGPVGIGKATLAFHLAHHLLKYPRHQEAPAQLAVPDPASPLFRQIAQGAHPSVLHLTRPLNERTKAYKSVVTVDEIRKVGSFLSLTSHDGGYRVVIVDPADDMNANAANALLKNLEEPPARTLFILIVHAPGSLLPTIRSRCQVVRLSPLEPLQLTSVLETVGQSSAGSEVAERAGGSVRNAIMLAQYGGLEIAQALDDLVHSPRYEVGSAHRLADVVAGRDGAVPFDIFNRHALDLLSGEARQAALGGNLARAKSLTDAWQDARNAIIEMETYNLDKKQHALSMIDRLNSAFRM
- the tmk gene encoding dTMP kinase, producing the protein MRQGFFISFEGGEGAGKSTQIERLASKLRAKKYDVVVTREPGGSSGAEAVRHVILSGAAEALGPRMEAMLFAAARSDHVEQLIRPAIERGAIVLCDRFVDSSRVYQGVTGGLPPDFMETLEKVTVNGMMPDMTIIFDIDPIEGLRRADARRSSGDAPDRFEKETIEMHRQRREAFLSIAEAEPDRCVVIDAASSPDEVDDAVTEAVFGRLETRALANGKKREEVP